In the genome of Blastocatellia bacterium, one region contains:
- a CDS encoding M1 family metallopeptidase encodes MKRLLRILILGSVIVAAFLPPAVTPATGMLLGGSDGKASSFVFAPSPPHPPRGRRAAASQATSSRPVDVENYIIELSLFPEANALAGTVTISGRLTVPTQTITIDAADNLVITGVLYNGAPSTFTRTSEELAVTLPSVLAKNETFTITVSYRGQPRIIGRLGSGMFISSHGGFPVIATLSEPYGAPTWWPCIDDPADKARAEIIVTVPSGYVVASNGLLQRVHPNPDGTLSYVWQERYPIATYLISVTATNFAPFSDTYRALDGTTTMPILYYVYPEHLDDARRNFAPVKDAIRILAEMFGEYPFLAEKYGMAEFPWGGAMEHQTITSLGQSLVTSPNPLTTIVHELAHHWWGNMVTMKTWNDIWLNEGFATYSEVLFYEKRDRTDPGALMRRYDDGRADGMLRGTVYAEDAADPWDDYRAIYNKGAWVLHMLRYVVGDEIFFAALREYGRRFAYANASTDDLKQVFSEFYGQSLDWFFQQWVYAPRRPIYSLSTTVRREGQNYQLRVRVEQKQTHTIPGREAARANVYIMPLDLAIGYADGTSEIKRVWNDARVQEFRFTTSREPTAVTLDPRNWLLKEIADN; translated from the coding sequence ATGAAACGCCTTCTTCGTATCCTGATTCTCGGCAGCGTGATCGTGGCGGCTTTCCTTCCGCCGGCGGTGACACCGGCCACCGGTATGCTATTGGGAGGGAGCGACGGCAAGGCCTCTTCTTTCGTTTTCGCCCCGTCGCCACCTCATCCTCCGAGAGGGCGACGAGCGGCGGCCTCACAAGCTACCTCTTCGCGGCCGGTGGATGTCGAAAACTACATCATTGAGCTGTCGCTCTTTCCCGAGGCCAACGCTCTGGCCGGAACAGTCACCATCTCCGGTCGCCTCACGGTACCAACCCAAACGATCACGATTGATGCCGCCGACAACCTCGTCATCACCGGGGTCCTGTACAACGGAGCGCCCTCGACCTTCACGCGAACGAGCGAAGAACTCGCCGTGACCCTTCCCTCCGTCCTGGCTAAGAATGAGACCTTCACGATCACCGTCAGCTATCGGGGTCAGCCTCGAATCATCGGACGGCTCGGCAGTGGCATGTTCATCAGCTCTCACGGAGGGTTCCCCGTCATCGCTACGTTGAGCGAACCCTACGGCGCTCCCACCTGGTGGCCTTGCATTGATGATCCTGCCGACAAAGCTCGTGCCGAGATCATCGTCACCGTTCCGTCAGGATATGTCGTGGCCTCCAACGGCCTGCTGCAACGTGTGCATCCGAATCCCGACGGCACCCTCTCCTACGTGTGGCAGGAACGCTATCCCATCGCCACCTATCTCATCTCGGTCACGGCGACTAATTTCGCGCCGTTCAGCGATACCTATCGGGCGCTGGACGGCACGACGACCATGCCCATCCTCTACTACGTCTATCCCGAACATTTGGACGATGCGCGGCGAAATTTCGCTCCCGTCAAAGACGCGATCAGGATCTTGGCCGAGATGTTCGGCGAGTATCCCTTCCTGGCCGAGAAATACGGTATGGCCGAGTTCCCCTGGGGAGGAGCGATGGAGCATCAGACGATCACCAGCCTCGGTCAGTCGCTCGTCACGTCGCCCAATCCGCTGACGACCATCGTCCATGAACTCGCCCATCACTGGTGGGGCAATATGGTGACGATGAAGACCTGGAACGACATCTGGCTCAACGAAGGGTTTGCTACTTACAGCGAGGTCCTCTTCTACGAAAAGCGTGATCGAACTGATCCGGGCGCTCTCATGCGGCGCTATGATGACGGGCGTGCCGATGGAATGCTGCGGGGGACGGTCTATGCCGAAGATGCCGCCGATCCCTGGGACGATTACCGGGCGATTTACAACAAGGGGGCCTGGGTGCTTCACATGCTCCGCTACGTTGTCGGCGATGAAATCTTCTTCGCCGCTTTGCGCGAATACGGACGGCGCTTCGCCTATGCCAACGCGAGCACTGACGATCTCAAACAGGTCTTCTCGGAGTTTTACGGACAATCGCTCGACTGGTTCTTCCAGCAATGGGTCTATGCCCCCCGCCGCCCGATCTATTCCCTTTCCACCACCGTCAGGCGCGAGGGACAGAACTATCAGCTTCGCGTTCGCGTGGAGCAAAAACAAACCCACACGATTCCCGGACGCGAGGCGGCCCGGGCCAACGTCTACATCATGCCGCTCGATCTCGCCATCGGCTATGCCGATGGGACCTCGGAGATCAAACGGGTGTGGAACGACGCCCGCGTGCAGGAGTTTCGCTTCACCACGAGCAGGGAACCCACCGCCGTCACTCTCGATCCGCGCAATTGGCTTCTCAAAGAAATCGCCGACAACTGA
- the ilvD gene encoding dihydroxy-acid dehydratase, translated as MERDLRERSRPLLEGLDRAPARAMMKAVGYSDEDLSRPLVGVAHCWIEIMPCNWNHRRLAERVKQGIREAGGTPVEFSTIAISDGIAMGTEGMKTSLVSREIIADSIELVARGHLLDALVVISGCDKTIPGTVMALLRLDIPGLMLYSGSIEPGHIAGRDVTIQDVFEAVGACAAGRLTAEELRAIENAACPGAGACGGQFTANTMATAFEVMGISPMGSAMVPATDPLKDDVAFRCGQLVMELLRRDLRPRQIITRKSLENAIAAVAATGGSTNAVLHLLAVAREADVELSIDDFDRISSRTPLLADLKPWGRYVATDVYKAGGIGVIANRLLEAGLLHADALTVTGRTIGEEAAEARETPGQPVIRPLSSPLSPTGGLVILKGNLAPDGCVVKIAGKEKLTHRGPARVFDREEEAFEAVKRGTIRPGDVVVIRYEGPKGGPGMREMLAVTSALQGAGLGGSVALLTDGRFSGATHGLMAGHVAPEAAVGGPIAALRDGDMIVFDVPGRRLDVDLSEQEIAARLANWSPPPPRYRTGVMAKYQRLVSSASEGAVTR; from the coding sequence ATGGAACGAGATCTGAGAGAGCGAAGTCGTCCCCTGCTTGAGGGGCTTGATCGCGCCCCGGCCCGGGCGATGATGAAAGCCGTGGGTTATAGCGATGAGGATTTGTCACGACCGCTTGTGGGAGTGGCTCACTGCTGGATCGAGATCATGCCCTGCAATTGGAATCATCGGCGATTGGCCGAACGCGTCAAACAGGGCATCCGTGAGGCCGGCGGCACGCCGGTCGAGTTCAGCACGATCGCCATCTCCGATGGCATTGCTATGGGGACGGAAGGAATGAAGACGTCGCTTGTCAGCCGCGAAATCATCGCCGATTCCATTGAGCTGGTCGCGCGCGGCCATCTGTTGGATGCGCTGGTGGTCATCTCGGGCTGCGATAAAACGATTCCGGGCACGGTGATGGCCCTCTTGCGGTTGGATATTCCCGGGCTCATGCTCTACAGCGGCTCGATTGAGCCGGGCCATATCGCCGGGCGGGATGTGACTATTCAGGATGTGTTCGAAGCCGTCGGGGCGTGTGCCGCCGGTCGTCTGACGGCCGAAGAGCTGCGGGCCATCGAGAATGCCGCCTGTCCGGGAGCGGGAGCTTGCGGAGGGCAATTCACCGCCAACACCATGGCCACCGCCTTTGAGGTGATGGGCATCTCGCCCATGGGGAGCGCCATGGTCCCGGCGACCGATCCGCTCAAAGACGACGTCGCCTTTCGCTGCGGACAGCTCGTAATGGAGCTTCTCCGCCGTGACCTGCGACCCCGTCAGATCATCACCCGGAAGTCCCTGGAGAATGCCATTGCCGCCGTGGCCGCCACCGGAGGATCAACCAACGCTGTCCTTCACCTGTTGGCCGTGGCGCGGGAAGCGGACGTGGAGTTGAGCATTGATGATTTTGATCGGATTAGTTCCCGGACGCCGTTGCTGGCCGATTTGAAACCGTGGGGACGCTATGTCGCCACTGATGTCTACAAAGCCGGAGGCATCGGCGTCATCGCCAACCGGCTGCTGGAAGCGGGACTGCTTCACGCCGATGCTCTCACCGTCACCGGTCGCACCATCGGTGAAGAAGCCGCCGAGGCCCGAGAAACTCCCGGACAGCCGGTGATCCGTCCCCTGTCCAGTCCCTTGTCGCCCACCGGCGGATTGGTGATTCTCAAAGGAAATCTCGCCCCCGACGGATGCGTGGTGAAAATCGCCGGGAAGGAGAAGCTGACGCATCGGGGGCCGGCGCGAGTTTTTGATCGAGAGGAAGAGGCTTTTGAGGCGGTCAAGCGGGGAACCATTCGGCCCGGCGATGTCGTCGTCATTCGCTATGAGGGACCGAAAGGAGGGCCGGGAATGCGAGAGATGCTCGCGGTCACGAGTGCGCTGCAGGGGGCCGGGCTCGGTGGCTCGGTCGCGCTGCTGACGGATGGGCGATTCTCCGGCGCAACGCATGGGCTGATGGCGGGCCACGTGGCTCCCGAAGCCGCCGTCGGCGGCCCGATCGCGGCCCTGCGCGATGGCGACATGATCGTCTTCGATGTCCCCGGTCGCCGCCTCGATGTGGACCTCTCCGAGCAGGAGATCGCCGCGCGTCTGGCCAACTGGTCTCCGCCCCCGCCCCGTTATCGCACGGGCGTCATGGCCAAGTACCAGCGTCTGGTCTCCTCGGCTTCCGAAGGGGCCGTCACCCGGTGA
- a CDS encoding cytochrome c yields the protein MTSSRSRRTTVTASAVLLGLTLVVVNLPAEVTGGHPQHKWNIPDSARTMKNPIAATTESLAKGKELFQANCVMCHGEKGDGTGEMARSLDTKPSDLTDATRMEAQTDGELFYKISTGTNEMPEYGAILEKEEIWHLVNYVRSLVTKGRSNRSPR from the coding sequence ATGACATCGAGCAGGTCCCGACGAACAACCGTCACTGCATCCGCTGTGCTGCTCGGGCTCACCCTTGTTGTGGTGAATCTTCCCGCCGAGGTCACCGGAGGCCATCCTCAACACAAATGGAATATCCCCGATTCGGCCAGGACGATGAAAAATCCCATCGCGGCGACGACCGAATCGCTGGCCAAAGGGAAGGAGCTTTTTCAGGCCAATTGTGTGATGTGTCACGGTGAGAAAGGTGACGGCACCGGGGAGATGGCCCGGAGCCTCGACACCAAGCCCTCCGACCTCACCGATGCCACGCGCATGGAGGCTCAAACTGATGGCGAGCTGTTCTACAAAATCTCCACCGGAACCAATGAGATGCCCGAATACGGTGCCATTCTGGAGAAGGAGGAAATCTGGCACCTGGTCAATTACGTGCGATCACTGGTCACGAAAGGACGCTCGAACAGATCACCTCGCTGA
- a CDS encoding S8 family serine peptidase, protein MRHSTKTLLILFILGCLVCADSLSLAARSSPAGSPFVLPQETLTIADKKAYIVLFKDASLADYRGQIRGLPATNPAVAPANRREGKLNLQSEASRRYLSYLEAQHEAFARRLRQRAPDALVGDHYHIVLNGMAVAVPENQVAALARLPEVAALAPIHEYQLLAAPAPPLDVSPALMGAADAWQATGGPENAGRGIKIGIIDSGVDVTNPMFIDPSLTPPAGFPKTNDPNLTLPPGSKIIVAKFFQSLKDQSNPNLHPGHATALDLIGHGTHVAAAAAGNFVDLRSTPGARPVTLSGVAPKAFIGSYRVFAPSAETDNVVKAIEEAVADGMDIINLSFGHPVLPSDRGAPDAFVEAVTNAVAAGVFVTVAAGNFGGRGTITSPGTAPSVLTVGAVTNSHDGFTPGQLRQVRITTPAPPPTFTRIVGVRSERFPDSLTAPVVDADLIDDGIADGDGYGCTLLPAAIVRGTALLVQKGRCDILVKALNANLRGATALIVYNNQEGGETLDSLAGLLLPTLFLPRSSGLALKNLVDANAATGQSTVVQLAPAEDPLTFDRQPHVLADFSSRGPTPDLLIKPDLVTIGAGSYGPAQADDPRGESRFPRPDPGSPQPPLYDPTGYVFASGTSFAAPRAAGAIALLKQLHPDWSPADLKAALMTSASRPTGPNEVGINRIMERGSGAIDLAAAVRVETIVTPPSHSFGKVIVSTPTRIVKEFTITNRSRITTTYTLHAALSLAAQYLKVQVTPRELTLPPGATATITLTLSIETDSVVQQVDSEGFLLISDGERTTPRPLYIPFWIRTAPS, encoded by the coding sequence ATGAGGCACTCTACGAAGACGCTCCTGATCCTGTTCATTCTCGGGTGCCTGGTGTGTGCGGACTCGCTGTCACTGGCGGCGCGGTCATCTCCCGCTGGGTCTCCCTTTGTCCTACCGCAAGAGACGCTGACCATCGCCGATAAGAAAGCTTACATCGTCCTTTTCAAAGATGCTTCGCTTGCGGACTATCGAGGCCAGATTCGGGGCCTGCCTGCGACGAACCCGGCTGTAGCTCCCGCCAACCGGCGCGAGGGAAAATTGAATCTTCAGTCGGAGGCTTCCCGCCGGTACCTGAGCTATCTGGAAGCGCAGCACGAAGCATTTGCTCGACGGCTGCGCCAACGTGCTCCCGATGCTCTTGTGGGCGATCACTATCACATCGTGCTCAACGGGATGGCGGTGGCTGTGCCGGAGAATCAGGTCGCCGCTCTGGCGCGATTGCCGGAGGTGGCGGCTCTGGCGCCGATTCATGAGTATCAGTTGCTGGCGGCGCCGGCCCCTCCCCTCGATGTCAGCCCGGCACTCATGGGCGCTGCCGACGCCTGGCAAGCCACGGGCGGACCGGAAAACGCCGGTCGGGGGATCAAGATCGGCATCATTGATAGCGGCGTGGATGTCACCAACCCGATGTTCATTGACCCCAGCCTCACGCCGCCCGCCGGTTTTCCGAAAACCAATGATCCGAATCTCACGCTTCCTCCCGGCAGCAAAATCATCGTGGCGAAGTTCTTCCAGTCGCTGAAAGATCAATCCAATCCCAATCTTCATCCCGGTCACGCCACGGCGCTCGATCTGATCGGACATGGGACTCATGTGGCGGCAGCGGCGGCGGGAAATTTCGTGGATTTACGCTCCACTCCGGGGGCGCGTCCGGTGACGCTGAGCGGCGTTGCTCCCAAAGCCTTCATCGGCAGTTATCGCGTCTTCGCCCCGAGCGCTGAGACCGACAACGTGGTCAAAGCGATCGAGGAGGCCGTCGCCGATGGCATGGATATCATCAACCTGAGTTTCGGTCATCCGGTCCTGCCCTCAGATCGCGGCGCCCCTGATGCCTTCGTCGAAGCGGTGACCAATGCCGTGGCTGCTGGAGTCTTTGTCACCGTTGCCGCGGGGAATTTCGGCGGGCGAGGGACGATCACTTCGCCGGGAACGGCACCGAGCGTTCTCACCGTCGGCGCGGTGACCAACAGCCATGATGGATTCACGCCGGGCCAGTTGCGTCAGGTGCGCATCACCACCCCAGCTCCTCCGCCGACATTCACCCGCATTGTGGGGGTTCGCAGCGAGCGATTCCCAGACTCACTCACGGCGCCGGTGGTGGATGCCGATCTCATTGACGATGGCATCGCCGACGGCGATGGCTACGGATGTACGCTCTTGCCCGCGGCGATTGTCCGGGGCACGGCCTTGCTCGTGCAAAAGGGCCGCTGCGATATTCTGGTCAAAGCCCTCAATGCCAACCTGCGGGGAGCCACGGCGCTGATCGTTTACAACAACCAGGAAGGCGGCGAAACGCTCGATTCTCTGGCCGGATTGTTGCTGCCGACGCTCTTTCTCCCTCGCTCGAGCGGCCTGGCGCTGAAAAACCTGGTGGATGCCAATGCTGCCACCGGTCAGTCCACCGTCGTGCAACTGGCTCCCGCCGAAGATCCGTTGACCTTCGATCGCCAACCTCATGTGCTGGCCGATTTCAGCTCGCGGGGACCGACGCCTGATCTTTTGATCAAGCCCGATCTGGTCACCATCGGTGCCGGAAGTTACGGCCCGGCTCAGGCCGATGATCCGCGGGGTGAAAGCCGCTTCCCGCGACCTGATCCCGGATCTCCTCAACCTCCTCTGTACGATCCCACCGGCTATGTTTTCGCCTCGGGAACGAGTTTCGCCGCTCCTCGGGCTGCCGGAGCCATCGCGCTCCTCAAGCAGCTTCATCCCGACTGGTCCCCGGCTGATCTCAAAGCGGCTCTGATGACCTCGGCCTCCCGTCCCACCGGACCGAACGAAGTGGGCATTAATCGCATCATGGAACGAGGCTCCGGAGCGATTGATCTGGCCGCTGCCGTTCGCGTCGAGACGATTGTCACTCCGCCCAGCCACAGCTTTGGCAAAGTCATCGTCTCCACGCCCACCCGTATCGTCAAAGAATTCACCATCACCAACCGTTCCCGCATCACAACAACCTACACGCTTCACGCGGCGCTGTCGCTGGCTGCTCAGTATCTCAAGGTCCAGGTGACTCCCCGGGAACTGACTCTTCCACCCGGAGCGACGGCGACCATCACGCTGACACTTTCGATTGAAACGGACTCGGTCGTCCAGCAGGTGGATAGCGAAGGTTTCCTGCTCATCTCCGACGGCGAGCGAACCACGCCGCGACCGCTCTATATCCCCTTCTGGATCCGAACGGCTCCGTCGTAA